The Couchioplanes caeruleus sequence CCGGGTGAGCACGGCGGCCCCGTCGAGGGCGCGCTCCCTCTCGACTGGACGGCCCTGGACGCAACGCAGGGATGCCGAATCGACCGCTGGGCAGGCCAGCAGGATCGGTTCTCCGTCGGTGATCCGCGATGTCGTTGCCGTGCCGCTGTGGGCTCGGGAATTCTCGGCCATTGCTTCGCCCTCCTTGATCGATGAGTTCGCGGCCGTCGGGGCCGGACCTGTGGACTCGATACCGGCCCGGCGCCGCCGAGGCCTCAGGTGAGTCGAAGGACCTGTCCGTCCGCGAGCACATCGGGATCCGAGATGTGGTTCAGCCGGCAGAGCGTGTTGACGGTGGTCCGGTACCGACGTGCGATACCGGTCAATGTGTCGCCGGCCCGGACACGGTATGTCCGGGGACGGGTGACCGGCCTGGGGCCGTGCCCCCAGCGGCGTTGCCAATCGCCGAGTGACTCGCCGCCGAGGATCGAGACGATCGCGTCGATCGCCTCGCGGTCGTTCACATAGGCCCGTCGCACGCTGATGTGGATGTGCCACAGGTGCGAGTCGTCCGAGGTGGCCGCCTTGTCGCGGACGAAGTCCCATCCCTCCACGTCATGGTCGGCGTCGACGTTGCCATAGAACTCCCGCATCGCGTAGGTACGGGGGTCTCTCACCCGGCCGGCGTCCAGCAGCCGCTTGCTGTACCGGGCGATGGTGGTGAAACGACCGGCCTGGGCGTCGGGGAATGTCCAGTCGATGGCGGCGGCCGCATCGCCCGGGCCTTTGCGGTCCCGGGGCAATCGGATGGAGTAGTCCCATCTCAAGCCCTGGGCCCGCAGACGGTTGCGAGTGTTGTGGTAACCGGGCTTGTCAGCGAGAATCCCGCCGAGCTTCGAATCCGGTTCGAGTTTCTTCATTTCCGGCCAGAGCACGCTTTCGATGAGATAAGACATGGCTTTCCGCTCCTGTCTGACGGTTTTTCGAACTGATGGGAATCGTTCTTACGTCGTGCGGCAGATCTGCGGCGCTGTTATGCCAGCGATTCTCGGGTCCGCGCTTTTCTGCATTCTCATTTCGCAGTTCTTACCGTGCCACTCGCCGTGGACCGCGCCGCCCCTGGTTTCCCTAACGCTGGAGGGGGGAAAACCCTACGAATAGCCAGATAACATTGCTAAACCGTCTATTGCGGGCCAAGATGGGGCATGCTCAGGCGGTGGCAACAGGGTCGGCTCGGCCCGTGCCGGGCGGCTCCCCGGCTGGCGATGCGGTGGCCGCTCCGGAGCCGGATGCCCGCCGCGGCCGGTCCGGCGATGGCGGGATTTGTCGGGGTCGCCGCGGCGGCGGCCGGGTTCGCGCTCTCCGCAGTCAGCCATCCGTACCCGTGGTCCGTGTGGCTGCCGGTGCAGTGCGTGGGCCTGTCCTTCGTGGCTGCCGGCGTCGTCGGCTGGGCGCGGCAGCCGGAGAACGGCTCCGGCCGGCTGATGGCCGCGGTCGGAATCACCTGGTACGTCGGTGACCTGCAACTCAGTACGAACCAGGCGCTGTTCGCTGTCGGGTTCTGCCTCTTCTACGTGCCCGCGGCGGTCTTCGCACACATGATCCTGGCGCTGCCGACCGGGAGGCTGGCCGGACGCGCCGACTGTGCCGTGGTCGGTGCGCTGTACCTCGCCGTGTCGCTCCCCCAGGTCCCGCGGTACGTGTCCGAGTCGCCGGTCGAACCGCAGATCTGGGGCTCCATGGACAACATGTCGATGTGGGCCCCGGTGGGAAGCGTGTCGGGCGGCGTGTTGACGCTGGCAGCGTTCGGGCTGGTGGTGCGCCGCTGGTGGACCGCCGGGAGAGCGGCACGCCGCATGCTCGCCGCACTGTGGAGCACCGGGATCGTCGGCGGCGGGATTGCCCTGGTCTGGATCGGAGCGACCCTGGCCCACGTCAGTCCGGGCACGCAGCGAGCCCTGCTCTTTCTCTTCGCCGTGGCGTTGGTGTTCACACCGTTCGCGATCCTGACCGGGCTTCTGCGCGTGCGACTGGCCCGCCTTCAGGTGGCCAACCTGGTCCTGCAGGTGGAGGCCGCCGCCGAACCCCGGCGGCTGCGGGACGCCCTCGCCGAGACGCTGGGTGATCCGACGCTGCAGGTGTGGTTCCGGCTGCCCGACGGTGGCTACGCCGACCCTGACGGACGCGTACGCGAAGAGGTGCCGATCGACGGCCACGCCAGCACGGCGGTCGATTGCCGCGGCGAACGTCTGGCCGTGCTGGTCCACGATCCGGCACTGCGCGACCAAGGCAGTCTCGTCGAGGCCGT is a genomic window containing:
- a CDS encoding sensor histidine kinase produces the protein MAGFVGVAAAAAGFALSAVSHPYPWSVWLPVQCVGLSFVAAGVVGWARQPENGSGRLMAAVGITWYVGDLQLSTNQALFAVGFCLFYVPAAVFAHMILALPTGRLAGRADCAVVGALYLAVSLPQVPRYVSESPVEPQIWGSMDNMSMWAPVGSVSGGVLTLAAFGLVVRRWWTAGRAARRMLAALWSTGIVGGGIALVWIGATLAHVSPGTQRALLFLFAVALVFTPFAILTGLLRVRLARLQVANLVLQVEAAAEPRRLRDALAETLGDPTLQVWFRLPDGGYADPDGRVREEVPIDGHASTAVDCRGERLAVLVHDPALRDQGSLVEAVVATARLALENARLLAAQRAQLEEVRASRGRIVAAADEERHRIQRDLHDGAQHKLLAISLLIGRARNELPVTTTTATTFRHLGTAAVQLQDVIRELRQLIEGIDPPALTEQGLMAIVETLAERAPIPVEYDVPPQRWPVSVERAAYFVINEGLTNIYKHAGASRAVVRVESTADSLVLSVIDDGTGEADVDRGSGLSGLQDRVSAVGGTLVIDSRPGAGTCLRAELPCGS
- a CDS encoding LysM peptidoglycan-binding domain-containing protein translates to MSYLIESVLWPEMKKLEPDSKLGGILADKPGYHNTRNRLRAQGLRWDYSIRLPRDRKGPGDAAAAIDWTFPDAQAGRFTTIARYSKRLLDAGRVRDPRTYAMREFYGNVDADHDVEGWDFVRDKAATSDDSHLWHIHISVRRAYVNDREAIDAIVSILGGESLGDWQRRWGHGPRPVTRPRTYRVRAGDTLTGIARRYRTTVNTLCRLNHISDPDVLADGQVLRLT